From Falsiruegeria litorea R37, the proteins below share one genomic window:
- a CDS encoding alkane 1-monooxygenase, which yields MFRWTPPNRVKMDPRLMFWFAFASLSPVLSLGLAALWGGGWSLWALTHMTVFVVAMDRLSSTALASTNQTKGVARCLSCCLGLVHFAVLIVAVAALSGAQLGGGSKLALAAAVGLFLGQVSNSNAHELIHRSGRFERALGVAVYVSLLFGHHVSAHRRVHHVHVASDLDPNSARRGVGFYRFWPRAWIGSFRAGYRAETTIRRGRGIHPYWVYVGGALVCVGGSVLLSGGKGALIWIGLAGLAQTQLLLADYVQHYGLRRMQGADGRLEPAGPAHSWNAPQWYSGAMMLNAPRHSDHHMHPGRIFAALEMRDEMPTWPYAMPVMAVLALVPPVWRRIMDPRVECWAGERGQR from the coding sequence ATGTTTCGATGGACGCCCCCCAATAGGGTCAAGATGGATCCTCGCCTGATGTTCTGGTTTGCCTTTGCCAGCCTCTCTCCCGTTCTGAGCCTGGGGCTTGCAGCCCTGTGGGGCGGTGGGTGGAGCCTGTGGGCGCTGACGCATATGACGGTGTTTGTGGTTGCAATGGACCGTCTGTCTTCGACCGCTCTTGCGAGCACAAACCAGACCAAAGGCGTGGCACGTTGCCTGAGTTGTTGTTTGGGATTGGTGCATTTCGCGGTTCTGATTGTCGCGGTGGCGGCTCTCTCTGGCGCGCAGCTGGGCGGTGGCAGCAAGCTGGCGCTGGCGGCAGCAGTGGGGCTGTTTCTTGGGCAGGTGTCGAATTCGAACGCGCATGAGTTGATCCACCGGTCCGGGCGGTTTGAGCGGGCTTTGGGCGTGGCGGTCTATGTCTCGCTTTTGTTTGGGCACCATGTGTCGGCCCACCGGCGGGTTCATCATGTCCATGTGGCCTCGGATCTTGATCCGAACTCTGCTCGACGGGGGGTGGGGTTCTATCGGTTCTGGCCGCGGGCCTGGATCGGATCGTTTCGGGCCGGGTATCGCGCAGAAACCACGATCAGGAGGGGGCGGGGCATACATCCCTATTGGGTATATGTCGGCGGGGCCTTGGTTTGTGTCGGTGGATCGGTCCTGCTGTCGGGCGGCAAGGGGGCTCTGATCTGGATTGGGCTTGCGGGGCTTGCCCAGACGCAATTGTTGCTGGCGGATTATGTACAGCACTATGGGCTGCGCCGGATGCAGGGGGCGGACGGGCGGCTGGAACCGGCGGGGCCTGCACACTCCTGGAATGCGCCGCAGTGGTATTCGGGCGCGATGATGCTGAACGCACCACGCCATTCGGATCACCACATGCATCCCGGGCGGATTTTTGCGGCGCTAGAGATGCGGGACGAGATGCCGACCTGGCCCTATGCCATGCCGGTAATGGCGGTGTTGGCCTTGGTGCCGCCTGTGTGGCGGCGGATCATGGATCCGCGTGTCGAATGCTGGGCAGGCGAGCGTGGCCAGAGGTGA
- a CDS encoding glutathione S-transferase family protein, translating to MLTIWGRKTSSNVQALMWCVGEIGLSFTRHDVGHLHGGLDTDAFGALNPNRTVPVLQDGEDAPIWETGAILRYLATRYAKDGFWPQDPARRAQVDKWAEWAKINVAMEFTGPVFWQRVRTAPWGQNPKAIAAAVQTLETKLALADGQLEKHAFLVGTTLTLADIQLGHILFRYYDIDIERAKLPNLRRYYDALSERPAYREHVMVSYDALRVTSTSS from the coding sequence ATGCTGACAATCTGGGGCCGCAAGACGTCATCGAATGTGCAGGCCCTGATGTGGTGTGTGGGCGAGATTGGGCTGTCTTTCACGCGCCATGATGTGGGCCACCTCCACGGCGGTTTGGACACCGACGCCTTTGGCGCGCTCAACCCCAACCGCACGGTCCCGGTGCTACAAGATGGCGAGGATGCGCCGATCTGGGAAACCGGGGCGATCCTGCGGTACCTGGCCACGCGCTATGCAAAGGACGGTTTTTGGCCCCAGGACCCGGCCCGGCGTGCACAGGTCGACAAATGGGCTGAGTGGGCCAAGATCAATGTGGCAATGGAGTTCACCGGACCGGTGTTCTGGCAGCGGGTGCGCACTGCGCCTTGGGGTCAAAACCCCAAGGCGATTGCCGCAGCCGTGCAAACGTTGGAAACCAAACTGGCCCTTGCGGACGGGCAACTTGAAAAACACGCGTTCTTGGTAGGGACAACCTTGACCCTGGCCGACATACAACTGGGTCATATCCTGTTTCGATATTACGACATCGACATCGAACGGGCCAAACTGCCCAATTTGAGACGCTACTATGACGCCCTCAGCGAGCGGCCGGCCTACCGTGAGCATGTCATGGTGTCCTATGATGCTCTGCGCGTAACATCCACGTCTTCATAA
- the xseA gene encoding exodeoxyribonuclease VII large subunit: MSDLLDDPIPGQNMPEYSVSELSGEVKRTLEGTFGRIRVRGEVGRVFKARSGHLYYDVKDDRSVLACTTWKGQISGLSVVPEEGLEVVVTGRLTAFGAQSKYNMNVDEVAVAGQGALMALLEKRKKQLEAEGLFAPERKKALPYLPQIIGVVTSPSGAVIRDILHRLRDRFPRKVLIWPVAVQGANCAPEVARAIEGFNKLTPGGALPRPDLLIVARGGGSVEDLWGFNEEVVARATAASDIPLISAVGHETDTTLIDFVSDRRAPTPTAAAELAVPVRLELAAWIEEQGARLSRATTDGVQRRSQRLRDLSRALPRAETLLDTPRQRLDMAGDKLPNALKQGVQRRRLSLAEVAAPLRAATLQRRISTEGQNLIRLSDRAAPALTRMIAMRRERFQSQARGLNTDRLTQDVLRKRSDFTTLSQRFSAIGKTQMDRLQAQLEHSARMLSSLGYEATLERGFAVVRSGTELVTSKVQAEQATTLEIQFHDGRVTTGHDGTQPSPKPAAKKSKPTPPSQGSLF; this comes from the coding sequence ATGTCCGACCTTCTAGATGATCCAATTCCGGGTCAAAACATGCCTGAATATTCGGTGTCCGAGCTGTCGGGCGAGGTCAAGCGTACGCTAGAGGGCACGTTCGGGCGAATCCGTGTGCGCGGCGAAGTGGGCCGTGTGTTCAAGGCCCGTTCGGGACATCTGTATTACGACGTCAAGGATGACCGCAGTGTGCTGGCCTGCACCACCTGGAAAGGTCAAATCAGCGGCTTGTCCGTGGTCCCGGAAGAAGGGCTTGAGGTGGTCGTCACAGGCCGTTTGACGGCCTTTGGCGCGCAGTCGAAATACAACATGAACGTGGATGAGGTGGCGGTCGCCGGTCAGGGCGCGCTGATGGCGCTGCTCGAAAAGCGCAAGAAGCAACTCGAGGCCGAGGGGCTGTTCGCGCCGGAACGCAAAAAGGCGCTGCCCTATCTGCCGCAGATCATTGGGGTGGTGACCTCGCCTTCGGGTGCGGTGATCCGGGACATCCTGCACCGGTTGCGGGACCGGTTCCCGCGCAAGGTGCTGATTTGGCCCGTGGCAGTGCAAGGCGCCAACTGCGCCCCCGAAGTGGCCCGCGCCATCGAAGGGTTCAACAAACTGACCCCAGGCGGCGCTCTGCCCCGCCCCGATCTGCTGATCGTGGCACGTGGTGGCGGCTCGGTCGAGGACCTATGGGGCTTCAACGAAGAGGTGGTGGCCCGCGCCACCGCCGCCAGCGACATTCCCCTGATTTCGGCCGTGGGGCATGAGACGGACACCACGCTGATCGACTTTGTCTCGGACCGCCGGGCGCCTACACCTACCGCTGCGGCAGAACTTGCCGTTCCCGTGCGACTGGAGCTCGCGGCCTGGATCGAAGAACAAGGCGCCCGCCTGTCGCGTGCCACCACGGACGGCGTGCAACGCCGATCCCAACGCCTGCGCGATTTGTCGCGCGCCCTGCCCCGCGCCGAAACGCTGTTGGACACCCCCCGCCAGCGGCTGGACATGGCGGGCGACAAACTGCCGAACGCTCTGAAACAGGGCGTACAGAGGCGAAGGTTGTCGTTGGCAGAGGTTGCCGCCCCCCTGCGCGCCGCGACCTTGCAACGCCGCATTTCTACCGAGGGGCAGAACCTGATCCGGTTAAGCGATCGCGCGGCCCCCGCCCTTACCCGCATGATCGCCATGCGACGCGAGCGGTTCCAGAGTCAGGCCAGGGGCCTGAACACCGACCGATTGACACAGGATGTGCTGCGCAAACGATCTGACTTTACCACTTTGTCGCAACGGTTCTCGGCCATTGGCAAGACACAGATGGACCGGCTGCAAGCGCAGTTGGAGCACAGCGCAAGGATGCTCAGCTCTCTGGGCTATGAGGCCACGTTGGAGCGTGGGTTTGCCGTGGTGCGGTCCGGCACAGAGCTGGTGACGTCCAAAGTGCAGGCCGAACAGGCCACAACGCTGGAAATCCAGTTCCACGATGGGCGTGTCACGACGGGGCACGACGGGACTCAACCGTCCCCCAAACCTGCCGCTAAGAAGTCCAAACCGACACCTCCCAGCCAAGGATCGCTGTTTTGA
- the purD gene encoding phosphoribosylamine--glycine ligase translates to MNILILGSGGREHSLAWAVLQNPKCDKLIVAPGNAGIAQIADCASIDIESGGAVVSFAEENAIDFVIVGPEAPLAAGVADRLREAGILVFGPSAAAAQLEASKSFTKEICAAANAPTAGYGHFTDAEAAKAYILDQGAPIVVKADGLAAGKGVIVAMDEQTALDAIDDMFGGAFGGAGAEVVIEEFMEGEEASLFVLCDGEDILSIGTAQDHKRVGEGDTGLNTGGMGAYSPAPVLSAEIEALAMDQIVRPTMAEMAKRGMPFQGVLYVGLMIKDGQPRLVEYNVRFGDPECQVLMMRLGAQAMDLMHAAAQGRLGQAQVNWADDHAITVVMAANGYPGSYEKGTEIKGLEGLPEDSSNMVFHAGTKAEAGAVLASGGRVLNVTARGASLQEARNRAYEMVEAIDWPGGFYRRDIGWRAL, encoded by the coding sequence ATGAATATCCTTATCCTCGGCAGCGGCGGGCGGGAACACAGCTTGGCCTGGGCCGTGCTGCAGAACCCCAAGTGCGACAAGCTGATCGTGGCGCCGGGCAACGCAGGTATCGCGCAGATCGCCGATTGCGCGTCGATCGATATCGAAAGCGGTGGCGCGGTGGTCAGCTTTGCCGAAGAGAACGCAATCGACTTTGTGATCGTGGGCCCCGAGGCGCCTTTGGCGGCAGGCGTGGCCGATCGTCTACGCGAGGCGGGTATCCTGGTCTTTGGCCCCTCGGCAGCAGCGGCCCAGCTTGAGGCGTCGAAAAGCTTCACCAAGGAAATCTGCGCTGCGGCCAATGCGCCGACGGCTGGCTACGGACATTTCACTGATGCTGAGGCGGCCAAGGCTTACATCCTCGACCAAGGCGCACCCATTGTGGTCAAGGCCGACGGCCTGGCGGCCGGCAAGGGCGTGATCGTGGCGATGGATGAGCAGACCGCACTGGACGCCATCGACGACATGTTCGGCGGTGCCTTTGGCGGCGCGGGTGCCGAGGTGGTGATCGAAGAGTTCATGGAAGGCGAAGAAGCCTCGCTCTTCGTGCTCTGCGATGGCGAAGACATCCTGTCCATCGGCACCGCGCAAGACCACAAACGTGTGGGCGAAGGCGACACCGGGCTGAACACCGGCGGCATGGGCGCCTATTCCCCGGCACCGGTGCTGAGCGCCGAGATCGAAGCGCTCGCGATGGACCAAATCGTGCGCCCGACAATGGCCGAAATGGCCAAGCGCGGCATGCCGTTTCAGGGCGTGCTGTACGTCGGGTTGATGATCAAGGACGGCCAGCCGCGCCTGGTGGAATACAACGTGCGCTTTGGCGACCCGGAATGTCAGGTGCTGATGATGCGACTGGGCGCACAAGCGATGGACCTGATGCATGCAGCGGCGCAGGGGCGTCTGGGGCAGGCGCAGGTGAACTGGGCGGATGACCACGCGATCACCGTGGTCATGGCGGCCAATGGCTATCCGGGGTCTTATGAAAAGGGCACTGAGATCAAAGGGCTGGAGGGATTGCCCGAGGATAGCTCTAACATGGTGTTTCATGCAGGTACCAAGGCCGAAGCGGGGGCTGTCTTGGCCTCGGGCGGGCGTGTGTTGAACGTCACCGCACGTGGAGCGTCCCTGCAAGAGGCACGCAATCGGGCCTATGAAATGGTAGAAGCCATCGACTGGCCCGGCGGATTCTACCGCCGCGACATCGGCTGGCGCGCGCTGTAA
- a CDS encoding FG-GAP repeat domain-containing protein: MRQGAPRQPSRPWPAPIRGAVMALCLWPLPQAGTSQTTQTAVSAEYDEPTRRYPHGVLGDYIEYGALVIHADGQKVTVRLPKDRVFEDLSPRLADLDGDEVPEIVTIESQAQTGAQLAIYDLTGKKIASTPHIGTRNRWLAPAGVDDLDGDGHVELAYVDRPHLAKTLRIWRYKDGTLIEIAALPGLTNHRIGEDFISGGLRDCGSTPELILASGDWRRIISVRYDGQSWQQSDLGPFTDRQSLEAARSC; the protein is encoded by the coding sequence ATGCGACAGGGGGCGCCGCGCCAACCGTCGCGCCCCTGGCCCGCGCCCATCCGCGGCGCGGTGATGGCTTTGTGTCTGTGGCCACTTCCGCAAGCGGGAACGTCACAAACAACACAGACGGCCGTAAGTGCCGAATATGATGAGCCGACACGGCGCTATCCCCATGGTGTGCTGGGCGATTACATCGAATACGGCGCTTTGGTAATCCATGCCGACGGACAGAAAGTCACCGTCCGCCTGCCCAAGGATCGCGTGTTCGAGGATCTCTCGCCCCGGCTTGCCGATCTTGATGGCGACGAGGTGCCCGAAATCGTCACCATCGAAAGTCAGGCACAAACCGGGGCACAACTGGCTATTTATGATCTGACCGGCAAAAAGATCGCCTCCACGCCCCATATCGGCACCCGCAACCGGTGGTTGGCCCCTGCCGGTGTCGATGATCTGGACGGCGATGGCCATGTCGAGCTCGCCTATGTCGACCGCCCCCATCTGGCCAAGACCCTGCGCATCTGGCGATACAAGGACGGCACACTCATCGAGATCGCCGCTCTACCCGGTCTGACCAACCATCGGATCGGCGAGGACTTCATCTCGGGCGGATTGCGCGATTGCGGTAGCACACCCGAGCTGATCCTCGCCTCAGGCGACTGGCGCCGCATCATCTCGGTCCGTTATGACGGGCAATCCTGGCAGCAAAGCGACCTTGGACCTTTCACCGATCGCCAAAGCCTCGAGGCGGCGCGCAGCTGCTGA
- a CDS encoding 2Fe-2S iron-sulfur cluster-binding protein, whose product MAKITYIEHGGKEHTVNVANGLTVMEGARDNNIPGIEADCGGACACSTCHVYVHPDWVEKLPAKDDMEEDMLDFAFEPDAARSRLTCQVKVTDALDGLIVQMPEKQI is encoded by the coding sequence ATGGCAAAGATCACTTACATCGAGCACGGTGGCAAAGAGCATACCGTCAATGTCGCCAACGGCCTGACCGTGATGGAAGGCGCACGGGACAACAACATTCCCGGCATCGAGGCTGACTGCGGCGGCGCCTGCGCCTGCTCGACCTGCCATGTCTATGTCCACCCCGACTGGGTCGAGAAGCTGCCCGCCAAGGACGACATGGAAGAGGACATGCTGGACTTTGCCTTCGAGCCCGACGCCGCCCGCTCGCGCCTGACCTGCCAGGTCAAGGTGACCGACGCGCTGGACGGTCTGATCGTGCAGATGCCCGAGAAACAGATCTGA